The segment TTCAGGGCCGCAAGTTATCCTCTCAACTGACTTGAACATCAAGGCCTGGGTATCCGGCCATCTCTTACGGGTGCTCTTCCAGATGCCGTCTCAGTAGCTCTACTTCGAACGCGGGTGAGAACAACCGCCGCCAGCCCCGGTCGCCAAATAATTCTCCCTGAGTGCCCTCTAAAGGAGTTGGGGAGGGGAGGGCGGGAAAATCACTATCCCACCCGCCCTCCTTCCAAAACAGCCTACTGCTGCCCGTCGAGGGGCGCACTCCTTACGCCGCCTTGCGGGTGCGCTTCTTCAGGCGGTTGATGCGGCGCCGGAGGATCTCCATCTCCTTGCGGGAGGCGCCCGCCTCCCGGGCCTCCTGCCGTTTGGCCCGCAGCTCCTTGAGCTTCACCTTCAGCTCCCGGACGTTGACGGGCTTCACCACCTTCTTGCCTTCATCCACGATGCCCTTCACCTTCTTGATGGCGGCGATGAGCTCTTCCTTGTTCATGCCGTGGACGCCGCTGATCTCCCCCAGCTCCAGGGCATACTTGCGCAATTCCGTGGCCGTCATCTTGTCCAGGGGTTTTTCCTTCTTCTCCTTCTCTTTCTTGCCCATATCGTCTCACTCCCAGTCCGGATAAAGTGAAGTGGTGACAGAATGCTGACGGGGAGAGGGCCAGGGGGGCCCCTGCCCTCTCCCCGAACCCCTCTCCCAACCCCTTAAGGGGTGGGAAGGAGGGGGTGGGGGGCTACTGCTCCTCAGCCCTTCCCCCCAATTTAAGCCTTTTCCGCCAGCTTCTCGTACATTTTGATGAAAGGCTTCACCAAATCAATGGGGATGGGGAACAGGGTGGTGGAATTGTTTTCCGCCGCAATCTCCCGCAAGGTCTGCAGGTAGCGGAGCTGCAGGGACATGGGCTCCGCGGCCAGCACCCGGGCGGCTTCCGCCATCTTGGCGGCGGCCTGATACTCGCCCTCGGCGTTGATGACCTTGGCCCGCCGCTCCCGCTCGGCCTCCGCCTGCTTGGCCATGGCCCGCTGCATCTCCACCGGCAGGTCGATGGCCTTGAGCTCCACCAGGGTTACCTTGATGCCCCAGGGATCGGTGTGTTTGTCCAAAATCTCCGCCAGTTGGGCGTTGACCTTCTCCCGCTCCGCCAACAGATCGTCCAACTCCACCTGGCCGCAGACGCTGCGCAAGGTGGTCTGGGCCAGAAGCTGGGTGGCGGAATAGTAATCCCGCACCTCAATGACCGCCTTGACGGGATCGATCACCCGGAAATAGACCACCGCATTCACCTTGATGGAGACGTTGTCCCGGGTGATGATCTCCTGGCTGGGGACGTCATAGGTGACCAGCTGCAGGTTCACCTTCACCAGACGGTCGATGAGGGGGATGACGATGATCCAGCCCGGGCCCTTGGCCCCGGGAAGGGCCCGGCCCAGCCGGAAGATAACGCCCCGCTCGTATTCATTGAGAATTTTGATGGCACTGAACAGGAAAAACACCAACAGCACCAGAATCACGGTGTAGCCGGAAAACATCGTGTCACCTCGTGTGGGAATGTGGTTTGCTGCCAATGCACCGCCGGCAGGGCGATGTGTCTGCCAAGAGGGCGAGCTTCCATGAGACAAACGTAGGCCTCGCCGGCACCTCAAGGGCGGGCCTGGCCGTCCACTGGGCTTTTGGGTTTAGCGTCCCGGCGTCCGGGGCACCGGCCGGACTTTCAGTGTCAGGCCGGTGACCTCCACCACCTCCACCGGCTCGCCCTTGGCCACCGGGGTGTCGCTTACCGCCTGCCAGTACTCCCCGTGCACAAAGACCTGGCCTTGGGGAGCGAGATCGGTATAGGCCACCCCCCGTTCCCCCACCAGGCCGGCGGGGCCGGTGAGGGAGCGCCGCATCTGGCTCTTCACCACCAGGGCGCTGATCCCCAGGAAAAACAGGGCAATGGCCGCCAGGGAGGGAATGAGGATACTCCAGGCCACCGCCATCCCCCCTTCCGCTTCCCCGCCCCTGAAGAGCATCATCCCCCCCAGGGCCAGGGAGATGAGGCCCGCCAGGGTGAGGAGCCCGAAGCTGGTGACGTAGATCTCCAGGATAAAAAAGATGAAGGCCAGGAGAATCAAAAGGACGCCGATGAAATTGACGGGCAGGGTCTGAAAGGCGTAGAAGGCCAGAAGCAGGCTCATGGCCCCCACCACCCCGGGGAGGATGGCGCCGGGGTGGGCCAGCTCAAAATAGAGCCCCGCCAGCCCGATGAGCATGAGAATGAAGGCGATATTGGGGTCGGCGATGTGCTTGAGGATGCGGGTGCCCAAGCCCTCGGGGATGTCCCTGAGGGGCACGCCGGTGGTCTTGAGCGTGCGGGGGCCGGCCGCGGTTTTGGCGGTGCGGTTGTGAAGCGCCGCCACCAGGTCCCCCAGGTTGTCCGCCACCAGGTCAATCACCTTAAGGCGCAGGGCCTCGGCCGCGTCGATAGAGACGCTCTTGCGCACCGCCTTCTCCACCCAGTCGGCGTTGCGGCCCCGCTCCAGGGCCAAAGCCCGGCCGTAGGCCGCCATGTCGTTGAGCACCTTGTCGCTCATCACCTTGTCGGCCTTGCCCAGCCCCACGGCCACCGGGTGAGCGGCGCCGATGTTGGTGCCCGGCGCCATGGCGGCCACATGCGCCGCGATGGTGATGAAGACCCCGGCGGAGGCGGCCCGGGCCCCTTTGGGGGACACGTACACCACCACCGGCACTTTGGAATTGGCGATGGCCTGGTTGATCCTGCGCATGGAGGCATCCAGGCCGCCAGGGGTGTCCAATTGCAGGATGAGGGCCTCAGCCTGCTCCTTTTCGGCCCGCCGGATGCAGTCCACCACAAATTCCGCCACCCCGGGGTTGATGGAGCCCACCACCGGCGCCACCAGGATGACCCGCTCCTGGGCCTGCGTGGTGGGGGAGCCGCCCAGCAGGGCTCCCAGGATCATCAGGAGGGCGCACAGATACTTATTCATGTCGGCCCAGCCGCGCCATCACCTTCTGCATGTCCTCCCAGGTTTTGATGCGCTCCCGGGGGAAACGGAGCAGATAGGAGGGGTGAAAGGTGGGCATCACGGGGATGCCCTGGTAACTCTGCCAGGTGCCCCGCAGTTTGGTCAAAGGGGTGCTGGTTTCCAACAACGCCTGGGTGGCCACCCGCCCCAGGGTGACGATAACCCGGGGCTGGATAGCCTCGATCTGCTTTTTCAAAAACGGCAGGCAGGCGGCGATCTCATCGGGCTCCGGCTCCCGGTTGCCGGGGGGACGGCTTTTCACCACGTTGGCGATGTAGACTTCCTCCCGGCGGAGCCCCAGCTTGGCCAGAAGGTTGTTGAGAAGCTGGCCGGCGGCGCCCACAAAGGGCCGCCCCTGCTGATCCTCCTCGGCGCCCGGCCCTTCGCCGATGAACATCAACTCCGCGGTGGGGGAGCCCTCCCCGAAGACCAGGTGCGTGCGAGTGCGCCAGAGCTTGCAGCGGCGGCAGTCCCCCATCTCCGCCCGGATTTCCTCCAGGGTGGGGCGACGAGGTGGCGCCGGGGCTTCGGCTAGGGTATCCGGGGCGGCGGTCACGGCATGGGCCGGGGCTCCGGGCCACCCCAGGCGGCCCTGGAAGGCCAGCCATTCCTTCAGCTGCCGGATCAACTGGGTGAGCTCCGCCGGGGCCGGGTCAGTCACGTCCTTCCTCCTGGCCGCCCCAGGACTCCGCCAGCCAGTCCAACAGGCGCTCTGCCACCTCATCTTTGCTCAGCAAAGGCAAGGCCATAGGCTCCCCCTCCCGGGGGATGAGGGTCACTTCGTTGGTATCCACGGCAAAGCCGCTGTCCGGCCGGTTCACCTCGTTGGCCACGATGAGGTCCAGGTTTTTCGCCTCCAGCTTGCGCCGGGCTTCGGCCAGGAGATCCCCGGTTTCGGCGGCAAAGCCGATGAGCACCTGCCGGGTCTTCAAGGGGGCCAGCTCCTTTAAAAGATCGGGGTTTTGCACCAGCCGGAGCTCCTGGGCCTGGGGGCCCCGCTTCAGTTTTTTGGATGCCAGGGACTCGGGGCGGTAATCGCTCACCGCCGCAGCCATAATGAGGGCGTCCGCCTCCGGGAAGCGCTCCTTAAGCACGGTGAGCATCTCCAAAGCGCTCCGCACCCTGACCATCTCCACCCCATGGGGCGCGGGCAAGGCGGTGGGGCCGCTCACCAGGGTCACCTCGGCCCCTCGGCGCCAGGCGGCCTTGGCCACGGCATAGCCCATCTTGCCGCTGGAGCGGTTGGTGAGGAAGCGCACCGGGTCCAGGTCCTCATGGGTGGGCCCGGCGGTGACCAGAATCCGGCGGCCGGCCAGATCCTGGGGGCTAACGAGGCGGGCGGCGGCCGCCAGGATGTCCTCCACCTCCGGCAAGCGGCCATAACCCACCGCGCCGCAGGCCAAAGGCCCGGCCGCAGGCCGTAAGACCGTCATCCCCCGCTGCTCCAGGCGGGCCAGGTTTTCCTGGACCACCGGGTTGGCGTACATCTCGCAGTTCATGGCCGGGCAGAGCAGCACCGGCCGGGTGGCGGCCAACAGGATGGTGGTGAGGAGGTCATCGCCGAGGCCGGCGGCCACCTTGCCGATGAGGTTGGCGGTGGCCGGCGCCAGGATGAGGAGGTCCACCTGCTGCCCCAGCCAGATGTGCTCCAGGGGGTGGATGCCTTGCCCGAAGAGATGGGTGCCCACCGTCTGGCCGGTGACCGCGGCGAAGGTGAGGGGGGTGACAAACTCCTGGGCACCCCTGGTCATCACCACCTTGACCTGGGCGCCGCCGGTCACCAGCCGGCGGGCCAGCTCCACCGCCTTGTAGCAGGCGATGCCGCCGCTCACCCCCAACAGGATGCGCTTTCCTTGAAAGATCATCATGCGTGCTGCGCCGTCACATCCGGATATGGCCGCCTTGGTGCAGGCGCCCGCCGGACTTTCCTGGCCCCTCAGAAGAACGGATTGTATTTGCGCTCGTGGCCGATGGTGGTCACTGGCCCATGGCCGGGATAGACGATGTAGTGGTCCCCCAGGGTGAAGAGCTTTTCCCGGACGTTGCGGATGAGGGCGTTGAAATCGCCCCCGGGGAAATCGGTGCGGCCGATGGAGCCGGCAAAGAGGGTGTCCCCCACGTACACCAGGTTGGAGTCCTCCAGCACCAGGGAGATGCCGCCCGGGGTATGACCAGGGGTGTGCAGCACCTTGAGGCGATATTTCCCGAAGCTCAGCACATCCCCCTCCTTGAGGAGGATGTCCGCCTGGGAAGGACGCATGGGCTTGCCGGTGAACATCAGGGCCTCATTGGCCCGGAGCAACATGGGGGCATCCAAGGCATGGATGGCGATCTCCGCCCCGGTGGCCTCCTTCACCGGCTGGTTGGCATCCACGTGATCAAAATGGCCGTGGGTGTCGATGATGTAT is part of the Desulfobaccales bacterium genome and harbors:
- a CDS encoding uracil-DNA glycosylase; protein product: MTDPAPAELTQLIRQLKEWLAFQGRLGWPGAPAHAVTAAPDTLAEAPAPPRRPTLEEIRAEMGDCRRCKLWRTRTHLVFGEGSPTAELMFIGEGPGAEEDQQGRPFVGAAGQLLNNLLAKLGLRREEVYIANVVKSRPPGNREPEPDEIAACLPFLKKQIEAIQPRVIVTLGRVATQALLETSTPLTKLRGTWQSYQGIPVMPTFHPSYLLRFPRERIKTWEDMQKVMARLGRHE
- a CDS encoding slipin family protein, translating into MFSGYTVILVLLVFFLFSAIKILNEYERGVIFRLGRALPGAKGPGWIIVIPLIDRLVKVNLQLVTYDVPSQEIITRDNVSIKVNAVVYFRVIDPVKAVIEVRDYYSATQLLAQTTLRSVCGQVELDDLLAEREKVNAQLAEILDKHTDPWGIKVTLVELKAIDLPVEMQRAMAKQAEAERERRAKVINAEGEYQAAAKMAEAARVLAAEPMSLQLRYLQTLREIAAENNSTTLFPIPIDLVKPFIKMYEKLAEKA
- a CDS encoding nodulation protein NfeD, which produces MNKYLCALLMILGALLGGSPTTQAQERVILVAPVVGSINPGVAEFVVDCIRRAEKEQAEALILQLDTPGGLDASMRRINQAIANSKVPVVVYVSPKGARAASAGVFITIAAHVAAMAPGTNIGAAHPVAVGLGKADKVMSDKVLNDMAAYGRALALERGRNADWVEKAVRKSVSIDAAEALRLKVIDLVADNLGDLVAALHNRTAKTAAGPRTLKTTGVPLRDIPEGLGTRILKHIADPNIAFILMLIGLAGLYFELAHPGAILPGVVGAMSLLLAFYAFQTLPVNFIGVLLILLAFIFFILEIYVTSFGLLTLAGLISLALGGMMLFRGGEAEGGMAVAWSILIPSLAAIALFFLGISALVVKSQMRRSLTGPAGLVGERGVAYTDLAPQGQVFVHGEYWQAVSDTPVAKGEPVEVVEVTGLTLKVRPVPRTPGR
- the coaBC gene encoding bifunctional phosphopantothenoylcysteine decarboxylase/phosphopantothenate--cysteine ligase CoaBC, which codes for MMIFQGKRILLGVSGGIACYKAVELARRLVTGGAQVKVVMTRGAQEFVTPLTFAAVTGQTVGTHLFGQGIHPLEHIWLGQQVDLLILAPATANLIGKVAAGLGDDLLTTILLAATRPVLLCPAMNCEMYANPVVQENLARLEQRGMTVLRPAAGPLACGAVGYGRLPEVEDILAAAARLVSPQDLAGRRILVTAGPTHEDLDPVRFLTNRSSGKMGYAVAKAAWRRGAEVTLVSGPTALPAPHGVEMVRVRSALEMLTVLKERFPEADALIMAAAVSDYRPESLASKKLKRGPQAQELRLVQNPDLLKELAPLKTRQVLIGFAAETGDLLAEARRKLEAKNLDLIVANEVNRPDSGFAVDTNEVTLIPREGEPMALPLLSKDEVAERLLDWLAESWGGQEEGRD
- a CDS encoding Rho termination factor N-terminal domain-containing protein, with the protein product MGKKEKEKKEKPLDKMTATELRKYALELGEISGVHGMNKEELIAAIKKVKGIVDEGKKVVKPVNVRELKVKLKELRAKRQEAREAGASRKEMEILRRRINRLKKRTRKAA
- a CDS encoding MBL fold metallo-hydrolase; its protein translation is MIQKPLVVGLLEVNCYILGDEETKEAVVIDPGGDEDEILEALRYHGFKLKYIIDTHGHFDHVDANQPVKEATGAEIAIHALDAPMLLRANEALMFTGKPMRPSQADILLKEGDVLSFGKYRLKVLHTPGHTPGGISLVLEDSNLVYVGDTLFAGSIGRTDFPGGDFNALIRNVREKLFTLGDHYIVYPGHGPVTTIGHERKYNPFF